The proteins below are encoded in one region of Polyodon spathula isolate WHYD16114869_AA unplaced genomic scaffold, ASM1765450v1 scaffolds_1866, whole genome shotgun sequence:
- the LOC121310225 gene encoding zinc finger protein 22-like codes for MEEALELNSATAAQERHAPAHSRGAKLSEGGMQVPHPCPDCGKRFVELGPLKRHQRAHARKTPYPCGECGKRFSQKGALRDHLRIHTGEKPFRCPECGRSFTRVDGLQIHLRIHTGEKPYRCGACGKRFRHSAGLKQHSQAHARGSQREARRAQQQRK; via the coding sequence ATGGAGGAAGCCTTAGAACTGAACAGCGCGACCGCAGCTCAAGAGAGGCATGCCCCTGCCCACAGCAGAGGGGCAAAGCTTTCTGAGGGTGGCATGCAAGTCCCGCATCCTTGCCCCGACTGCGGGAAGCGCTTCGTCGAGCTCGGCCCGCTGAAGAGACACCAGCGGGCTCACGCTCGGAAGACCCCCTACCCGTGCGGGGAGTGCGGGAAGCGGTTCAGCCAGAAGGGGGCGCTCCGGGACCACCTGAGGATCCACACGGGCGAGAAGCCGTTCCGCTGCCCGGAGTGCGGGAGGAGCTTTACTCGCGTGGACGGGCTGCAGATCCACCTGAGGATCCACACCGGAGAGAAGCCGTACCGCTGCGGGGCGTGCGGGAAGAGGTTCAGGCACTCGGCGGGGCTCaagcagcacagccaggctcaCGCGCGCGGCAGTCAGAGAGAAGCGCGCAGAGCTCAGCAGCAGCGGAAAtaa